Proteins co-encoded in one Aspergillus luchuensis IFO 4308 DNA, chromosome 6, nearly complete sequence genomic window:
- a CDS encoding putative mitochondrial folate carrier protein Flx1 (COG:C;~EggNog:ENOG410PHZI;~InterPro:IPR018108,IPR023395,IPR002067;~PFAM:PF00153;~go_process: GO:0055085 - transmembrane transport [Evidence IEA]), with product MILFLVVNSRRKMSLQKYPVVSLGHLGRFGPPSAMNSTLSSSSNLLAKRIPDRIRTSSILPTLPARISNPCKRHIPGGLEGLMTGKDGLSSSFVETVAGFTAGIASTLCLHPLDLIKTRLQVDRLSSSRVGGSVPVIREIFQNEGGIKAFYRGLTPNIVGNSTSWALYFLCYGNIKDVMRTWRSGSEDQALTSADYFLASGSAGMLTSALTNPIWVIKTRMLSTGSQSPGAYASFTTGAKEILRSEGIAGFYRGLVPALFGVSHGALQFMAYEQLKLYRSRMAPPAGTTDLERDAGSSHVSSLSSDAVRSGIRELGNVDLFVISSLSKLFAGCVTYPYQVLRSRLQTYDAHLVYSGVRDAVAQIWAREGITGFYKGLGPNLLRVLPSTWVTFLVYENTRAYLPGLLSNL from the exons ATGATCTTGTTTCTTGTAGTGAATAGTCGTAGGAAAATGTCTCTTCAGAAGTATCCGGTTGTTTCCCTCGGACATTTGGGGCGCTTCGGCCCGCCAAGCGCAATGAACTCGACTCTTAGCTCCAGCTCAAATCTTTTGGCCAAAAGAATTCCGGACCGAATCCGGACTTCTTCAATCCTCCCGACACTTCCGGCTAGAATCTCAAACCCCTGCAAGCGGCACATTCCAGGAGGACTTGAAGGGTTAATGACTGGCAAGGATGGCTTGTCCTCGTCCTTTGTGGAGACCGTAGCGGGATTCACGGCCGGAATCGCTTCGACGCTCTGCCTGCATCCGCTAGATCTGATCAAGACCCGGCTTCAAG TCGACCGATTATCCTCTTCGCGTGTCGGCGGTTCAGTCCCAGTAATCCGCGAGATCTTCCAGAATGAGGGCGGCATCAAAGCCTTCTACAGAGGTCTGACACCCAACATAGTGGGGAATTCCACAAGTTGGGCGCTGTACTTCTTGTGCTACGGCAACATCAAGGATGTAATGCGCACCTGGCGCAGTGGTTCTGAAGACCAGGCCCTCACCTCGGCCGACTACTTCCTAGCCTCAGGATCTGCAG GGATGTTGACGTCCGCGCTAACCAATCCGATCTGGGTGATAAAAACCCGCATGCTGTCGACAGGATCCCAGAGCCCCGGAGCATACGCGTCGTTCACAACGGGAGCAAAGGAGATTCTTCGCTCGGAGGGTATTGCGGGCTTCTATCGGGGCCTGGTTCCAGCTCTGTTTGGAGTCAGCCATGGTGCACTTCAATTCATGGCGTACGAGCAATTGAAATTGTATCGCTCCCGCATGGCTCCTCCGGCCGGAACAACTGACCTTGAACGAGATGCTGGTTCGAGTCATGTGTCGTCGCTGTCATCGGACGCGGTCCGGTCGGGGATACGGGAGCTGGGAAATGTAGACTTATTCGTGATCTCCAGCTTGTCGAAACTGTTCGCCGGGTGTGTTACCTATCCATATCAGGTGTTGCGGTCTCGCTTGCAGACATACGATGCTCACCTCGTGTATTCGGGCGTCAGGGATGCCGTTGCTCAGATTTGGGCCAGAGAAGGTATCACTGGCTTCTACAAGGGCCTTGGCCCCAATTTGCTGCGCGTGTTGCCCAGTACGTGGGTCACTTTCCTGGTGTATGAAAATACCAGAGCGTACCTACCAGGGTTATTATCCAACCTTTGA
- a CDS encoding mitochondrial import receptor subunit TOM7 (COG:S;~EggNog:ENOG410PSNU;~InterPro:IPR012621;~PFAM:PF08038;~TransMembrane:1 (i21-39o);~go_component: GO:0005742 - mitochondrial outer membrane translocase complex [Evidence IEA];~go_process: GO:0030150 - protein import into mitochondrial matrix [Evidence IEA]) → MVQFSEETKERISKVIDVSRVAIHYGYLPLIVYLGYTYSEPKPSLFKLFSPLA, encoded by the exons ATGGTCCAGTTCTCCGAAGAAACCAAG GAGCGTATCTCCAAGGTCATTGACGTCTCCAGAGTTGCCATTCACTA TGGATACCTGCCGTTGATTGTTTATCTCG GATACACTTACAGTGAACCCAAGCCTTCTCTGTTCAA GCTGTTCTCGCCGCTCGCCTAG
- a CDS encoding U2 snRNP complex subunit HSH49 (COG:A;~EggNog:ENOG410PHEN;~InterPro:IPR000504,IPR035979,IPR034159,IPR034158, IPR012677;~PFAM:PF13893,PF00076;~go_function: GO:0003676 - nucleic acid binding [Evidence IEA]) produces MSGARHWEQDKEATVYIGNLDERVTDSLVWELMLQAGRIVNVHLPKDRVTQSHQGYGFVEFISEEDAEYASRIMNGIRLYGKPIRVNKASADKQKSVEIGAELFVGNLDPMVTEQVLYDTFSRFGNLVNIPKIARDDNNLSKGYGFVSFADFESSDAAITNMNGQYLMNKQVSVQYAYKKDGKGERHGDEAERMLAAQARKHNVRPPTQPLPPQFSNPGTPMVPAAMANGDSSRPMSTNPPDLNMGRGMAPPNVPFQNVPPPQASRPVPPPASLANPPPGLPARPPPSQAGYGGPQSFLPPGFNGAGQQPPFPQAAPPPGFAPPGFGSPAGTPGPPPPLPPGFQQPGYGRGR; encoded by the exons ATGTCCGGCGCAAGGCATTG GGAGCAAGACAAAGAGGCCACCGTCTACATCGGAAACCTCGATGAACGGGTCACAGATAGCCTGGTATGGGAGCTGATGCTGCAGGCCGGGCGCATCGTTAACGTTCACCTACCGAAAGATCGAGTCACACAGTCGCATCAAGGCTACGGATTCGTGGAATTCATCAGCGAGGAAGATGCTGAATACGCGTCGCGAATCATGAACGGAATCCGCTTGTATGGAAAGCCCATCCGCGTCAACAAAGCATCGGCCGACAAGCAAAAGTCGGTGGAGATTGGAGCAGAGCTATTCGTCGGCAATCTTGATCCCATGGTTACGGAACAAGTTCTCTATGATACGTTCAGCCGCTTTGGAAACTTGGTCAATATTCCCAAG ATTGCGCGAGATGATAACAATCTGTCAAAGGGCTATGGATTTGTGTCTTTCGCCGACTTCGAGTCTTCAGACGCGGCCATAACCAACATGAACGGCCAATATCTTATGAACAAGCAGGTCTCCGTGCAATACGCCTATAAGAAGGACGGGAAAGGTGAACGCCACGGTGATGAAGCAGAACGAATGCTGGCAGCACAGGCTCGCAAACATAACGTGCGCCCGCCGACCCAGCCGCTACCTCCTCAATTCTCCAACCCAGGGACACCTATGGTGCCTGCTGCGATGGCCAATGGTGACAGCTCTCGGCCAATGAGTACTAATCCACCGGACCTTAATATGGGCAGAGGCATGGCTCCTCCGAATGTACCGTTCCAAAACGTACCTCCTCCACAAGCAAGCCGACCTGTTCCacctcctgcttctctggCGAACCCACCCCCCGGTTTACCAGCACGGCCGCCGCCTTCTCAGGCCGGATATGGGGGGCCGCAGTCTTTCCTCCCACCGGGATTCAATGGTGCTGGTCAACaacctcccttccctcaAGCAGCACCTCCGCCAGGCTTCGCTCCCCCAGGGTTCGGTTCACCGGCAGGAACTCCTGGTCCTCCACCTCCGTTGCCCCCGGGATTCCAGCAACCTGGCTATGGCCGCGGGCGCTGA
- a CDS encoding DUF2015 domain-containing protein (BUSCO:EOG09265I7S;~COG:S;~EggNog:ENOG410PR51;~InterPro:IPR018559;~PFAM:PF09435;~TransMembrane:1 (o6-23i)), producing MAYYLLYFLTISVVVCGTALYLTRSRWLHLLPVPDYIYDRLPSTFAGDVEAGLVSSEFDISANIAEGDTRAGLDDQAKREILRIMKRRRVDFNEGRRIYMEQRFSKNNIGPDGRPRDPKFVSFS from the exons ATGGCTTACTACCTTCTCTACTTCCTCACCATATCGGTTGTTGTGTGTGGCACAG CGCTCTACCTCACCCGGTCCCGATGGCTACATCTACTGCCCGTTCCCGACTACATTTACGATCGTCTCCCCTCGACGTTTGCTGGCGATGTGGAAGCTGGTCTGGTCTCATCCGAGTTTGATATCTCCGCCAATATTGCCGAGGGTGACACCAGGGCGGGCTTGGATGATCAGGCCAAACGTGAAATCTTACGGATCATGAAACGGCGAAGAGTGGATTTCAACGAAGGTCGTCGGATCTACATGGAGCAGCGCTTTTCCAAAAACAATATCGGTCCTGATGGCCGACCTAGGGACCCAAAGTTCGTGTCGTTTTCTTGA
- a CDS encoding 60S ribosomal protein L28 (COG:J;~EggNog:ENOG410PR32;~InterPro:IPR002672,IPR029004;~PFAM:PF01778;~go_component: GO:0005840 - ribosome [Evidence IEA];~go_function: GO:0003735 - structural constituent of ribosome [Evidence IEA];~go_process: GO:0006412 - translation [Evidence IEA]): MAANVSSDLIWQLTRTQNAYLVKRNSGGGSQFSRDPLNLQNKHSFKYAGYANTKAVGVQATENGGVAVITKKPSNPQQPAKNVVTVTYGPNASTRKIYKGVADKTAKNGYRADVREDAVARVSAIRRSQKAKKETPAQKPRGAKARKAEEKSE, from the exons ATGGCCGCCAACGTTTCCAGCGACCTCATCTGGCAGCTCACCC GCACCCAGAATGCTTATCTGGTCAAGCGTAACAGCGGCGGTGGTTCTCAGTTCTCCCGTGACCCCCTGAACCTGCAGAACAAGCACTCTTTCAAG TACGCCGGCTATGCCAACACCAAG GCGGTCGGTGTCCAGGCCACTGAGAACGGCGGTGTTGCTGTCATCACCAAGAAGCCCAGCAACCCCCAGCAGCCTGCCAAGAACGTCGTTACCGTGACCTACGGCCCTAACGCCTCCACCCGCAA GATCTACAAGGGTGTTGCCGACAAGACTGCCAAGAACGGCTACCGTGCTGATGTCCGTGAGGACGCCGTCGCCCGTGTCAGCGCCATCCGTCGCTcccagaaggccaagaaggagactCCCGCCCAGAAGCCCCGTGGTGCTAAGGCCAGAAAGGCCGAGGAGAAGTCGGAGTAA